The following coding sequences are from one Melospiza melodia melodia isolate bMelMel2 chromosome 2, bMelMel2.pri, whole genome shotgun sequence window:
- the UCHL3 gene encoding ubiquitin carboxyl-terminal hydrolase isozyme L3, which translates to MEPHRWLPLEANPDVTNQFLKQLGIHPDWQFVDVYGMEPELLSMVPRPVCAVLLLFPITEKYETFRTEEEERIKAKGQDVKSSVYFMKQTINNACGTIGLIHAIANNRDKMNFETNSSLKKFLEDSLSMTPEERAKYLETYEAIRVTHESSAHEGQTEAPSIDEKVDLHFIALVNVGGHLYELDGRKPFPINHGETSDDSFLEDAIEVCKKFMERDPEELRFNAIALSAA; encoded by the exons atgGAGCCCCATcgctggctgcccctggaggcCAACCCCGAC gTCACGAATCAG tTCCTGAAACAGTTGGGTATACATCCTGACTGGCAGTTTGTAGATGTTTATGGTATGGAACCAGAACTGCTTAGCATGGTGCCAAGACCTGTATGTGCAGTACTACTTCTCTTTCCAATAACAGAAAAG TATGAAACCTTCAGAACAGAGGAAGAAGAGAGGATAAAAGCTAAGGGACAAGATGTCAAATCATCAGTGTATTTCATGAAGCAGACCATTAACAATGCTTGTGGGACAATTGGGCTCATTCATGCTATTGCAAACAACAGAGATAAAATGAACTTTG aaaCTAATTCTTCACTGAAAAAGTTCCTAGAAGATTCATTATCTATGACTCCTGAAGAGAGGGCCAAATACCTAGAAACTTATGAA gcTATTCGTGTCACTCATGAATCCAGTGCCCATGAAGGTCAGACTGAG GCACCAAGTATAGATGAAAAAGTAGATCTTCACTTTATTGCATTAGTTAATGTAGGTGGTCATCTCTATGAATTGG ATGGGCGCAAGCCATTTCCAATAAACCATGGGGAAACCAGCGATGACTCTTTTTTAGAG GATGCAATAGAAGTTTGCAAGAAATTCATGGAACGTGACCCAGAAGAATTAAGATTCAATGCAATTGCACTGTCTGCAGCTTAA